A window from Blastocatellia bacterium encodes these proteins:
- a CDS encoding sulfite exporter TauE/SafE family protein → MNTLEFTVLVGLGSLGAGFLGSLTGLGGGVVLVPLLALAFGVDIRYAIGASLISVIATSSGAAAAYVKEGYSNIRIGMFLEMATAFGALVGASVATRVSTAAIAVIFGVVLLYSAYLSNRSPRERQSDDQPDPLATLLKMDASYPTPDGPRPYHVHAVPAGFSLMFVAGALSGLLGIGSGAVKVLAMDQAMHIPFKVSTTTSNFMIGVTAAASAGVYLSRGYIDPGLAMPVMLGVLVGALLGARILIRTQTRLLRVIFGLIIAALAIEMIYNGLTGRL, encoded by the coding sequence ATGAACACTCTGGAATTCACGGTGCTAGTTGGGCTCGGTTCGCTCGGGGCCGGGTTTTTGGGATCCTTAACTGGGCTGGGCGGTGGCGTGGTGCTCGTGCCGCTCCTGGCGCTGGCGTTTGGAGTAGATATTCGATATGCCATCGGGGCATCGCTCATCTCGGTGATCGCCACCTCGTCAGGCGCGGCAGCAGCTTACGTCAAGGAAGGCTACTCCAACATCCGAATCGGAATGTTTTTGGAGATGGCCACTGCCTTTGGCGCACTTGTCGGCGCTTCTGTGGCGACGCGAGTTTCCACGGCAGCAATTGCCGTCATCTTCGGCGTTGTGCTGCTCTACTCAGCTTACCTGTCGAATCGGTCCCCGCGCGAGCGCCAGAGCGATGATCAACCTGATCCGCTGGCCACGCTTCTGAAGATGGACGCCAGTTATCCAACACCCGACGGCCCACGTCCTTACCATGTCCACGCCGTTCCGGCAGGATTCAGCCTGATGTTCGTTGCGGGCGCGCTGTCAGGATTGCTGGGTATCGGATCAGGGGCCGTCAAGGTTCTGGCGATGGATCAGGCCATGCACATTCCGTTCAAAGTCTCCACCACTACCAGCAACTTTATGATCGGCGTCACGGCGGCAGCCAGCGCCGGAGTCTATCTGAGCCGAGGGTACATTGATCCCGGCCTAGCGATGCCGGTCATGCTGGGGGTACTCGTGGGCGCGCTCCTCGGCGCTCGCATCCTGATTCGCACTCAAACCCGGCTCTTGCGAGTGATCTTTGGCCTGATCATCGCGGCGCTTGCCATTGAGAT